From the Callithrix jacchus isolate 240 chromosome 22, calJac240_pri, whole genome shotgun sequence genome, the window CCTGTCCCCTGGTCTCCCCCAGATTCCACCAACTCCAGCGAGAACATGTATACCATCATGAACCCCATGGGGCAGGGTGCCGGCAGGGCTAATGTGAGTGGGGGCTTTTGGGGGTGCTTCTTGAAGCAGCGATCCCACTCGGGGGATGAGTGGCCCAAGTCCCATGCTGTCCCCATGCCTGCAGTTCCCCATCGGCCCTGGCTCGGAGGGCCCCATGGCCGCCATGAGCGCGATGGAGCCACACCACGTGAACGGATCCCTGGGTGAGTGAAGTCCCTGCTCCCGCCCAGGCTGCTTCCGGCCCCGGCCCATGCGCCCCTGGCTGCCTCCCCCCACTGCCAGCCTGCCTGTCTGGTGGAGGCATCGCGTGGCGCCCTGAGCCCCCCAGGGGGGAGGGGGCCCGCTCAGTGACTGTGGCTGCCCCGAGCTGGGGGTATCCGGCGACCAAACCAGTGAATGCACAATCTTCCACCTAGCCTCAGTCCTGGGGTTTCTtgcggggtgtggtggcggggGAAGCTCCCTAGGGTCGTCGGACCCTGGAGGCCTGGGGGCCTGGCACCAGCATGTCTGAGCTGGTGTTCGTGTCGGTTCGCAGGCTCGGGCGATATGGACGGGTTGCCGAAGGTGAGGGGGACGCACTCCTGCTGGGGGCTGGtcgcggggggggggggggcgggcagGGAGTTCCGCGCTGACGGCGGCCGCCCCCAGAGCTCCCCCGGCGCCGTGGCCGGCCTGAGCAACGCCCCAGGCACCCCGCGGGACGACGGCGAGATGGCGGCCGCCGGGACCTTCCTGCACCCGTTCCCGAGCGAAAGCGTAAGCGACTGCGTCGACTCTCCCCCCGCGGCGGCGTCGGGCCGGAGGGGCCTGGCGGGCAGGCCCCGGCGGGGCGGCCGGGGGGCCAGAGCAAGACCGTGACCGCGGCGGGCCAGGTGGGGGGGCGGCCGCGgcatccttcccctcctcctaaCCTCTCTCCATCCCCCCACCACCTCCCGCTCCTGTTTCACCGTCCAGATCCCCTGCGTCCCCACCCCGGGACCCGCGCCCCAGGGCAGCCTCCCCACGCATCGCCCCTCCCCCATTCCCTCCTGTCCCCGCCCTATGTCTGCCCAGGACCCAGCCCTACCCTGTCCCCCATTGTCCCCTGGGGGCGGGTCCCAGCCTCTTCCGGAGCTAAGCCCGGCCCCTGCGCGCTGCCCCCTCCTCTCTCCGCAGTACTCGCCAGGGATGACCATGAGCGTGTGATGGGGCGGCAGCCCCGGGCCTCTGCGGGCCTAGGCTTCTGCCCAGCGCTCCTGCTCAGGGCGAGGGGCTGAGGTTACACCTCGGGCACCTGGACTCCTGGCCAATCAAGGCTTACCCAGCTGGGAGGCCCCACAGGAAagacttttatcattttattaaaaacgCAAGGACCTCAGAGATGTTCTTTTCTGTATGGACCCTTCCTGCCATTTGTATTTTGTTCCAGAAAGAAGGGTTCTTTGGGGGGGCCCCTCTCCCCAGGACGTCAGGGGGTGGGCCCCATCAATAAATAGAacctggttttggtttttggtagCGTGTCTCAGATTCCCTTTGGTCTTCGGCCACCACACTGTCCACCCTGTGGTCTTGTTTCCCACCCCACCCATTTAGCCCCACCTTCAGAACCGGGGGTTAGACTGAAGCTACCTGGGAGTTGGGGTGGCAACCATGGGCAGAAGGATTGGGACGGGAAGCTGGGCGCTCAGAGTTGGGTAAGTAGAGAAAGGCAGAGCCAGGTCATAGGCCCCAAGAACCCCAGGTGGAAGGAAAGCTGAGAGTGGCAGCGGCTTTATTGTCTTTGGGGCGGCCTGGAAAGGAGGGGTTCTGGGGGGCAGCGGGGAGGAAGGGCTGCAAAGCTGTGTGACAAGGGCCTCAGGTGGTGGGCATCTGGGGTTCCTCCACTTGTGGGTGCCCATTGGCATCACCAGTGCAGCCGTTGGTGGAAATGGGTACCGGTCCTTTCTTGTTCAACACAGGGCAGGCAGCAGTCAGGGGTCCGACTTGCTTGAGGCTGGGCCCTGGGCGCTCCATCTTATGCTCCAGGAGCATGTGGTTCTGTGGCGGGAGCCCCACGCAGGCCCTGGAGAGGCCACACAGCTCAGCAGAGCCAGACACCcgatggggaggtgggggggggggtgtccCTGTGGCCTACAGCCCTCCAGGTCCTATGCATAGCTCAGCCAAGGGGTAGCTGGACCCCGGGCGGGAACCTGGAGGCTGGGGCGCACCTGAGGATGTTCTCGATGCAGCTGCGCTGGCGGAAAAGCGCATTGATCACCGGGCTGCCCGGCGGCACCAGCGGCGCCTTGAAGAGGAAGCTGAGCAGGGACAGCACGGGGTGGAAGGTCTGCGGCTCAGGGTCAGCGTCAGTGCAGAAGCTCACGCGCTGGCACAGCTCGGTCAGCAGCGCCAGGTCTAGCATGATGGGTGCGGCCAGCAGGGAATCCTGTGGGGTGGGCGGGTCAGGCGGTGGAGAAGGGTGGCCAAGCCCCGCCTCCCACAGCAGCCCGGGAAGTGGCGTCGCACCTCACACGTGTTGTGCAGCACCAGCGTGTTGGTCCCACCCAGCATTAGCTCCGAGGTATACTCATCCAGCGCGCGCTTGCTGTCGCCCACGTATGGCACGTACTTGATGACCACCTGGGGTGCAGCAGGAATTCGCCCGGGTCCCTGCCACCCCCCTCTGGGAAACCCCGCACCCATGCCCACGCCCCACGCACGCAGTGGTCGGGTTCCTCGCCGGGCATATAGAGCACTGGGTTACTCTGCACCATGTCGTCCACCACGTTGCTCTTGGACACCTCCTTAGAGCGGAACTGCAATGGCGCCGACAGGTTCTGCCCATCATTGTTGCCCAGGTGGTTGTAACTCACGATGGACATGGTCTGTGAGTACAAGTGACGCCCCGGCAGCTGCAGGCCCTGCGGCCCCACAAGCCAGGTGCTGGCAGCCCAGGTCCCCTTCCTGCACTCAGGAGCCCCCCCGGCCCACGCACCTTGAGGCCAGAGCTAATGAGGAAGTCCACGAGCACGGACTTGACTTTGGTCTGGCCAGACTTAAAGTCATCTCCACCCACGAAAACCCGGCGCTGACACGCGAGCTCAAGAGCTCCGGGCACCAGGGTGTTCTGCGGGGACCCATTGAGGAAGGCACAGCCCTCCAGGATGCTGGCGACGGCGAAGAGCGTGGAGGGAGACACCTCCAGGCCAAGCTGTGGACAAGGTGGGCAGTCAGCACGGAACTTGTGTTTGAGACTGGCCCTGCCTGACCCGCTCCACCTGGGCGTGCGCCCACCTCAATGGTGCGCAGCAGGTTCTCGGCCGTGTCGTTGAGACCTGGAACCACCTCACAGAAGCGCTCTGTGTTGGCCGTCCACAGCACGACGACTTTGTCCAGACCCGCGCTAGACCGGAAGTCTCGGATGTCCTTGCGGATCTGCTCCAGCTGTGGGAAGGATGGAGAGGgtgtggggagggtggagagagTGTGGGGAGGTTGGTTGTACGTGCCCTCGGACTCAGAACCTGGACCACTCAGTTCCCAGGCTGTGAAGTAGGGACTAGTCTTGTGGGGTCGGGCAAAAATGGGGAACCAAGTAGCGAAGAATAGGTGGCAGGGAGCACGGAATGCGGAATGGGACAGGACCTGCTGCGCGCGCGAGCCCGGGATGAGGTTGTCCGCGCGTGTGCTCTGGTTGGCCGCGATGAACTCGGGGATGTAGACGGAAGGCCGAGGCCGCAGGGCTTCCATGTGTGGCCACAGTTGCTCCTGCAGCTCCCAATCCAGCACCTTCGCGCGCCGCATCGCCTCGGCGAGGTTCATCGACGAGATGTCCCAGCCTGGGGGGCATCCTCACACTAGGCCCTGCCCGGATCCTGGGCCCCTCCAGCCCCCATCTCACATGCCACCCTTCCCCCAGCCCAGGGCTCCGCCCACCATCAAACACGAGGTCGTTGGGTGCCACCATGGGCAGCAGCGCACTGAAGGGCACGAACACCTCCTGGCCCTCGGCGTCCAAGCCCAGGCTCACGGTGCCCGCCTGAGTCAGCGAGCCGTAGTAGTTGGCTTCCTGGGGGGCAGTAGACAAGGCAGGGTGATGAGTGGGCGTGGTGAACGCGCCGCGACCAGGCCTGGGCCCCGCCTAGACTCGCAAGCCCCGCCCCACTTTCGGGCATTTTCAGTTCCGGGCTCTCGGCCAGGACGGAAGCCGCGGCCCCCAAGCCCCTCCCCCGAGGCCTCAGGCACCTTAAACTCCGCCCCTGTAAGACTCCCGAGGAGCCCCCAGTACCTCGCGAAACCTCCTCGGTGTCCGCCCGCAGCCAGGCCCCGCCCCCTGCATTCCCTCCCGCTCCGCAGAGCCTCGCCCCCAGCAGGTCCTTCACCCCCTACAGGTCCCCAGTCCCAAGAATGCCCCTCGCCCCCTACAGACCCCCGCCCCCTACAGGTCCCCAGTCGCGGGAAGGTCCCTCGCCCCCTACAGACCCCCCACCCCTGGAAAGGTCCCTTGCCTCCTGCAGCCCCCTGCCCCGCAGAACCCCGccccctgcagcccccaccccGCCGGCCCTGCAGAACCCCGCCCCCTGCAGCCCCCTGCCCCCTGCAACCTCCTGCGGCCTGCAGGCTCCCGCCCCCGCCCGCAAGGACTCCACCGAGCCCCCTTGCCCACCgcgcccctcccacccccaccttgcGGCCGCTGCGCGTGGGCCAGGACAGACGCAGTCGGTTGGCCAGCACCGCGGCGGTGAGCGTGGAGCCGTTGTTCCCGCCCCAGCCGACAAGCATGACCCCGAGCCGGGGCACCTGCCGAACGGTCCGGAAGGTGAAGCGCGTGGTCGTGGGGTGCACCTGGAGACAAGCCGCGCAGTGAACCCCGGGTCCCATCCCCTTCTCCCCTCGCGGCAGAGACAGGGTTGGAGACATTGAACAATCTCCCGCTCTCCAGCACGCCCCCTCCCCCGGCTCCCTGGCCCACCTTGAGGACGCCGCCCTCGCGGCTGACGCGCGTCGTCCGGTAGTCGTATTGCGCCTCGATAGCCTCCGGGCCGTAGACCACGTCCGGGCTCTCGACGAAGAACTGGGCGGCGGCCTCCATCGCAGCGGGCTAGGGGCCCGGGGTGAGCAGGGGGTCAGCGGGGACACTAAGTGGCCGGGCCAAGCCGGCCTGGGTCCCCAGGGAGGCCGCCCCCACCCCGAACCACACTCACCGGCACGGAGTCGGCTCAGGCAGCGGCAGCGGACAGCGCGGGCTCTCGGGCGCGCGACCTCCGGAGAAAAGCGctccggccccgcccccgcccccgccccgcccccgcccccgcccccgcctctCCCGCGAGGAGGGGAGGGGCCCATCGTCTGGAGACCCGGGTTCGAGGCCCGACAACCCGGAGCCACTGTAGCTATCGGGTCCCCGTCTGGCGGAAGTAGCCGGGCGTCCTCGAGCGCTTCGAGTATTGGTTCACCTCGCTCGCTCCACAGACCTCAGGGGCACATGGCCACCTATTCCCCCTTTACAAGAGGATAATGAGGATAAGCAGGAGCTGAGCCACAAGTCAGGGGGTGAAGCTGGGCAGGGAAGCTGGGCCTCCGGGGGAGGGGTTAGAGGTTCTGGGTCAGAGACACtgcaggggaaactgaggcagaggacCAGAACTCCAAAGCCAGAATCTCCTCCGAGCCACGCTGCCACCTACTCCACTTCATGAGCAGCAGCCCCTACCAGGCACTCCCATCTCCTGGCTCCCTGTGCCCGCCCCATCCATCTCAGAGGGGACGAAGTCACTCTGTCCCATGGGGCTCAACCAGGCTGGGGCCTGTTTGGCCTGTTTCCCCACCTGCAGCAGGAGGGCTTGGCAGGGGTGGGTCGGAGTGGGAGGCTGTTcactgggaaggggaggggacaggCACGAGGGCAGAGCTGAGGCAAGGGAAGAATGAGGCCTGCACAGCAGGGCACCCCCCTCATGTGTGCTGATAAGGGAGCGTGGGAACCCAGCGGGCAGGCCGGGGCAGCTCCCCCAGGAACTTTCCAAAACAAGCGCCTGGAGGCCGGAAAATTTCCACCACTGGAGCTGGCCCAAAAGGTGGATAGTTGGGAATGTTTGCAGGAGACAGGGCCTGACCTTGAAGAATGGGGGCTTAAGACTCTGGGTCCAGGCCTCACCCTGAAGGGGCCTCGGTTTGTGGGAGTTGGAAGTGGACTGGGACCCCCCTCCCCAGTGGGAGGGAACTCTCAGGCAGGGAGGGCCCCTCCAAGGCAGGCTTCCCAGATGAGGGGGCTGCTGGCAAGGGTTTTGAGACATGAAGAGGAGTTCgctgaaagaaaactacaggccaagcCACCTGAGCTTGAAAAAGTGGCAAATGAAAAAGTAGCCACGTGGAAGGCAGTTTGAGGACTAGGGAAGACCCTGAGGGCTGGGGATAGGGAGTATGAAAGAATATTCAGTATTTGTCCCTGTTCTTGGTTAGACATTCAACTCAATCACCAGTAACCACTGATTTAATCAATCACATCTATGCATGAGATGGATGGGGTTCAGAACACAGAACCTCCCCAAGTATGGGGCCTTGGACTGCTGAGCGCTTTGAGCAGGACATCGGAAAGCTCAGAAGTGAGTCTCTccgaccttctcctgccctcctgcctctaGCCCCTTTCTGCCCTGGAAACCATAGAAACCAGAATTCCTCTTCCCCAAGCCAGGTCAGAGAAACTGGAGCCCTTCTCCCCTAAAACAAGCCGCAAAGCCAGCAAAGGGCACCGTCCGCTTGCTCCCTTGAAGACCCTCATTCCGGGAGGGTCATGCCCATACCCTGGAGGAAGAAATGTTACCAGGAAGTCTGGGCAGGctggctcccctcccccaccctgtcTGCTCCCTGTAGATCTACGCAGTGTTCCATCTCATTGCTACACATTCTTCATAGAACCTAAGCAGAAAAATAGGCAGtcgaccaggtgcggtggctcacgcctgtaatcccagcactttgggaggccgaggcgggtggatcgcttgagcccagttttaagaccagcccgggcaacatggggaaaactgtctcaataaaaacaaaaaaattagctgggcttggtggtgccagcttgtggtcccagctacctgggaggctcaggtgggaggatcacctgagttcaagaggtggaggctgcaatgagccatgttgccctccagcttgggcaacggagtaagactgtctcaaaaaaacaaacaatggggttTGGGGGAAATATggaggtgctgggagggtggcACACCTGGAAAAGGCATAGAAGCTCCATGGCCCACCCCATACCTTGCCCTGTGTGCCTCCTCCATTTGGCCGTGAGCATTTTCCAAAGTTCTGTGAGCTGTGGCAGCAAATTATCAAACCCGAGGTGGGGGTCTTGGGAACTCGCACTTTATCGCCGGCTTGCTGGAAGAACAGGTGGCATCTGACACGGGTGCAGCCCTGTGGGACTGAGCCCCGTAACTTGTGGAGTCCGATACCGTCTCTGGGAATGGAACTGTTGGACATCCTGTTGGTATTGGAAGCTCAGAGAATCAGGGAGCTTGTGCCTCGGGGCAACAA encodes:
- the ISYNA1 gene encoding inositol-3-phosphate synthase 1, with product MEAAAQFFVESPDVVYGPEAIEAQYDYRTTRVSREGGVLKVHPTTTRFTFRTVRQVPRLGVMLVGWGGNNGSTLTAAVLANRLRLSWPTRSGRKEANYYGSLTQAGTVSLGLDAEGQEVFVPFSALLPMVAPNDLVFDGWDISSMNLAEAMRRAKVLDWELQEQLWPHMEALRPRPSVYIPEFIAANQSTRADNLIPGSRAQQLEQIRKDIRDFRSSAGLDKVVVLWTANTERFCEVVPGLNDTAENLLRTIELGLEVSPSTLFAVASILEGCAFLNGSPQNTLVPGALELACQRRVFVGGDDFKSGQTKVKSVLVDFLISSGLKTMSIVSYNHLGNNDGQNLSAPLQFRSKEVSKSNVVDDMVQSNPVLYMPGEEPDHCVVIKYVPYVGDSKRALDEYTSELMLGGTNTLVLHNTCEDSLLAAPIMLDLALLTELCQRVSFCTDADPEPQTFHPVLSLLSFLFKAPLVPPGSPVINALFRQRSCIENILRACVGLPPQNHMLLEHKMERPGPSLKQVGPLTAACPVLNKKGPVPISTNGCTGDANGHPQVEEPQMPTT